The proteins below come from a single Geobacillus thermoleovorans genomic window:
- the cobK gene encoding precorrin-6A reductase — translation MILLLAGTSDARELAVMIQQAGYNVTATVVTDHAAEQLRSAGIRAYVGRLDASQLADLAKAEGAKAIVDASHPFAEEASKNAMQAAADAGLPYIRYERQASSFSSEKVTFVDSYEEAADLAAEKGGVVMLTTGSKTLDIFAARLIGRPDVKVIARMLPRKDNLDKCERLGFSQEQIVMMQGPFTKELDRALYRHFGVTVVVTKESGKVGFVDEKIAAAEELGIDVIVIRRPRLSYGIVHHDFAGVLEALKQHAPLPAV, via the coding sequence ATGATTTTATTGTTAGCTGGAACAAGCGATGCCCGCGAATTGGCGGTGATGATCCAACAAGCCGGCTATAACGTAACCGCGACGGTCGTCACCGATCACGCGGCCGAACAGCTCCGATCGGCCGGCATTCGCGCCTATGTCGGCCGCTTGGATGCGTCCCAGCTTGCCGATCTGGCCAAAGCCGAGGGGGCCAAAGCGATTGTGGACGCGAGCCATCCATTTGCTGAAGAGGCGTCAAAAAACGCCATGCAAGCGGCAGCAGACGCCGGGTTGCCCTACATTCGCTACGAGCGGCAGGCGTCTTCGTTTTCATCCGAGAAGGTGACATTTGTCGACAGCTATGAAGAAGCGGCTGACTTGGCGGCGGAAAAAGGCGGCGTCGTGATGCTGACGACCGGCAGCAAAACGCTCGACATTTTCGCCGCGAGGCTCATCGGTCGCCCGGACGTCAAGGTGATTGCGCGGATGCTGCCGCGGAAAGACAATCTCGACAAATGCGAGCGGCTCGGGTTTTCCCAAGAGCAGATCGTCATGATGCAAGGGCCGTTTACGAAAGAGCTCGATCGGGCGCTATACCGCCATTTTGGCGTCACGGTCGTCGTCACGAAAGAAAGCGGCAAAGTCGGGTTTGTCGATGAGAAAATCGCTGCCGCCGAGGAGCTCGGCATTGATGTCATCGTCATCCGCCGCCCACGGTTGTCATACGGCATCGTGCATCACGATTTTGCCGGCGTGCTCGAGGCGTTGAAGCAGCATGCGCCGCTTCCGGCCGTGTAA
- a CDS encoding precorrin-8X methylmutase — protein MDFHTTFRPATVQPEQIEARSFQIIDEEIGEHSFTEEQYRIVQRVIHASADFELGKSLIFHPDAIRSGIDAIRSGKLVVADVQMVQAGVNQARLAKFGSAVRVYISDEDVIAEAKRLNTTRAIVAMRKAVKEAEGGIFAIGNAPTALLELIRLIKEGEARPGLVIGLPVGFVSAAESKEELAKLDVPFITNRGRKGGSTVTVAALNALSLLAERA, from the coding sequence ATGGACTTCCATACAACATTTCGTCCGGCGACGGTGCAGCCGGAACAAATTGAAGCGCGCAGCTTTCAAATCATTGATGAAGAGATCGGCGAGCATTCATTTACAGAAGAACAATACCGAATCGTTCAGCGCGTCATCCATGCATCGGCTGATTTTGAGCTGGGCAAAAGCCTCATTTTCCACCCGGATGCGATCCGCTCAGGCATTGATGCCATTCGCAGCGGCAAGCTCGTCGTCGCCGATGTGCAAATGGTGCAAGCCGGCGTCAATCAAGCGCGGCTTGCGAAGTTCGGCAGCGCGGTGCGCGTCTATATTTCTGATGAAGACGTGATCGCTGAAGCGAAACGGTTGAATACGACGAGGGCGATTGTGGCTATGCGCAAAGCGGTGAAAGAAGCGGAAGGCGGCATTTTTGCCATCGGCAACGCTCCGACAGCGTTATTGGAGCTCATTCGCCTCATCAAAGAAGGAGAGGCGCGGCCGGGATTGGTGATCGGCTTGCCGGTCGGATTCGTCTCGGCGGCGGAATCGAAAGAAGAATTGGCGAAGCTCGATGTGCCGTTCATCACCAACCGCGGCCGCAAAGGAGGAAGCACCGTGACCGTCGCTGCCTTGAATGCTTTATCGCTGCTCGCCGAGCGAGCGTGA
- a CDS encoding bifunctional cobalt-precorrin-7 (C(5))-methyltransferase/cobalt-precorrin-6B (C(15))-methyltransferase yields MGTMKLIGVGADGQASLPELYRRWIDESELLVGGERQLAMFPEYKGETIIIRRGLAELVERLRHETRNTVVLASGDPLFYGIGSYLAGKLPIDVYPAVSSVQWAFAKMGESWQDAAFVSVHGRPLTGLAQRVDGRRKVAILTDETNSPAAIARYLLEYGMTEYEAFVGEELGGPNERCRFFKLEEMAETEFLPLNIVILRQTAPGPIWPLGIDDDEFFQRKPDKGLITKKEIRVLSVSALRLRPDSVVWDIGTCTGSVAIEAAKIARDGAVFAIEKNEYDLEICRQNLRKFRVDITLVHGRAPDRLDEFADPDAIFIGGTSGAMSPLLDVCAKRLKKNGRIVINAATVETLAEAGCELRSRGFHVDITLAQVSRSKPILELTRFEALNPVYIMTAKREGDE; encoded by the coding sequence ATGGGGACGATGAAGTTGATCGGTGTGGGTGCTGATGGGCAAGCAAGTCTTCCTGAGCTGTATCGACGCTGGATTGATGAAAGCGAGCTGCTTGTCGGCGGCGAACGGCAGCTGGCGATGTTTCCTGAATACAAAGGAGAAACGATCATCATCCGCCGCGGACTGGCGGAGCTGGTGGAGCGGCTCCGCCATGAGACGCGCAACACGGTCGTGCTTGCTTCCGGCGATCCGCTCTTTTACGGCATCGGCAGCTATTTGGCCGGCAAATTGCCGATCGACGTGTATCCGGCCGTCAGCTCAGTGCAATGGGCGTTTGCGAAAATGGGCGAGTCTTGGCAAGACGCGGCGTTTGTCAGCGTCCATGGCCGGCCGCTCACCGGTTTGGCTCAGCGGGTCGACGGGCGGCGCAAAGTCGCCATCTTAACCGATGAGACGAACTCGCCGGCCGCCATCGCCCGCTATTTGCTCGAGTACGGCATGACGGAATATGAGGCGTTTGTCGGCGAGGAGCTCGGCGGGCCGAATGAGCGATGCCGGTTTTTCAAGCTAGAAGAAATGGCAGAAACCGAGTTTCTTCCATTAAATATAGTCATTTTGCGGCAAACCGCTCCTGGTCCGATTTGGCCGCTCGGCATTGACGATGATGAATTTTTCCAACGCAAGCCGGACAAAGGGCTGATTACAAAGAAAGAAATTCGCGTCTTAAGTGTAAGCGCCTTGCGCTTGCGCCCGGACAGCGTCGTCTGGGACATTGGGACGTGCACCGGTTCGGTCGCGATTGAAGCGGCGAAAATCGCCCGCGACGGGGCGGTGTTTGCGATTGAAAAAAATGAATACGACCTCGAGATTTGCCGGCAAAACTTGCGCAAATTCCGCGTTGACATCACGCTTGTGCACGGCAGGGCGCCCGATCGGCTCGATGAGTTTGCCGACCCGGATGCCATCTTTATCGGCGGCACGTCAGGCGCGATGTCGCCGTTGTTGGACGTCTGTGCGAAACGGCTGAAGAAAAATGGACGCATCGTGATCAACGCGGCAACGGTTGAGACGCTTGCTGAAGCGGGCTGCGAGCTGCGCAGCCGTGGATTTCATGTTGACATCACGCTCGCGCAAGTGTCGCGAAGCAAGCCCATTTTAGAGTTGACGCGCTTTGAGGCGCTCAATCCGGTGTATA
- a CDS encoding cobalt-precorrin-5B (C(1))-methyltransferase: METKKTLREGYTTGSCATAATKAALTALITGQVQAEATIRIPIGRVVTFSLASCSFDGETATASVVKDGGDDPDATHGALIVSTVSWASSPGVHIDGGEGVGRVTKPGLPVPVGEAAINPVPRQMIREAVNEVLAQYGLHRGVKVVISVPGGEEIAKKTLNPRLGIIGGISILGTRGIVVPFSTAAYRASIVQALQVAKANGCRHVVITTGGRSEKYAMQEYPHLPEEAFIEMGDFVGFTLKQCKRLGIKMVSMVGMMGKFSKVAQGVMMVHSKSAPVDFGFLAAIAEQAGAGPELVAAVRGANTAAQVGDMMQEAGCMKFFELLCEACCQAALHEVGGGLTVATSIYTMNGQQLGKAVQTDGDDEVDRCGC, from the coding sequence ATGGAAACGAAAAAAACGCTGCGTGAAGGGTATACGACCGGATCGTGCGCGACAGCGGCAACGAAAGCCGCGCTCACGGCGCTCATCACTGGCCAAGTGCAGGCGGAGGCGACGATTCGGATTCCGATCGGGCGGGTGGTGACCTTTTCGCTCGCCTCTTGTTCGTTCGATGGCGAAACGGCGACGGCCTCGGTCGTGAAGGATGGCGGCGATGACCCAGATGCGACGCACGGCGCGCTCATCGTTTCCACTGTCTCGTGGGCCTCGTCGCCGGGCGTTCATATCGACGGCGGTGAAGGGGTCGGACGCGTCACCAAACCCGGCTTGCCGGTGCCGGTCGGGGAAGCGGCGATCAATCCAGTGCCGCGGCAAATGATCCGCGAAGCCGTCAATGAAGTGCTGGCGCAATACGGTCTACATCGCGGGGTGAAGGTCGTCATTTCTGTGCCCGGCGGCGAGGAAATCGCCAAAAAAACGTTGAACCCGAGACTAGGCATCATTGGCGGCATTTCGATTTTGGGGACGCGCGGCATCGTCGTTCCGTTCTCCACCGCCGCCTACCGGGCGAGCATCGTGCAGGCGCTTCAAGTGGCGAAAGCGAACGGCTGCCGCCATGTTGTCATCACGACCGGGGGGCGGAGTGAGAAATACGCCATGCAAGAATATCCACATTTGCCGGAAGAAGCGTTTATCGAAATGGGCGATTTTGTCGGCTTTACGCTGAAACAATGCAAACGGCTTGGCATCAAGATGGTGTCGATGGTCGGGATGATGGGGAAATTTTCGAAAGTCGCTCAAGGAGTGATGATGGTGCACTCGAAAAGCGCCCCGGTCGACTTTGGCTTTTTGGCTGCCATCGCCGAGCAGGCAGGTGCTGGCCCAGAACTGGTGGCTGCGGTGCGCGGCGCGAATACGGCGGCGCAAGTCGGCGACATGATGCAAGAGGCCGGTTGCATGAAGTTTTTCGAGCTTTTGTGCGAAGCGTGCTGCCAGGCGGCGCTTCACGAAGTGGGAGGCGGTCTGACGGTGGCGACGTCCATTTACACAATGAACGGACAACAATTAGGAAAGGCGGTGCAGACCGATGGGGACGATGAAGTTGATCGGTGTGGGTGCTGA